Below is a genomic region from Rhizobium sp. ACO-34A.
GTCTCCGCCAAGGTCGGCTACGAAATGGGGCGTGACGAGGACGACCATGATCGCCTCAAGGGCCTGGGGGACATCGATTTCGCGGCGACGGTTGGAGGCAAGCTCGCATACCAGTGGCAGGGCCTCGAAATCTACGCAGCGGTCGACCAGACGATCGATGGAAGCGAGAGCCTCATCGGAACCTTTGGCGTCGAATACATGACTCCGGTCACCGAGCGCTTTTTTCTGGGAGCCGAGGCCAAGGCAACTGTCGCAAATGACAAACACATGCAGGCGTACTTCGGCGTAACGCCCCAGCAGTCGGCGGCATCCGGGCTTCCGGAATACAAGGCTGAAGCCGGCCTCAAGAGGGTGGATGTGGCGGCGTCAGCTATGTACATGCTCACCGAAAACTGGCTCGTCCGCGGCGAAGCTGGCGTGGGCTTCCTCATCGGCGACGCCGCCGATAGCCCGATCGTCGAGAAAAAGGTCCAGCCCTCTACCTCGATCTTCGTTGGGTACAAGTTCTGACCATCGCCAAAGTCGGCATGACAATATCGACGTATCCTACGCTCTTGGTCTTTACAGCTTGTCCAGGCGTGGCACATGGGTTGCCACGGCAGCTTGTGGTACTAGCCTCCCATGGGAGGGAGAAAATGTTCGGTCATTCGACACTGAATGATGCGCTCTGCAGCGCTGACGATGGCCGCGGTGACGCCGCGGATATGGGTCTTGTTGATGGTGCCGCAGGCGCGGCGCGCTCATGAAAGCCAGCTTCTCCGTAACATCGGCGGCTCCGACCATTACTACCATCTATTCCCATAGCTGGAGAAAACGTTCATTGGCGCCCGACGCTCCTCATCGTCGATTCCATGCCGGCGCGCAGGACGCAACAGGCAACTGGCGGCCACGATCTGCTCCAATTCCGCGCCAGTCTACGGCCTACACGAGCTCCCGTAGACCGCGGGCGCTCCGCCCACCTTGTCCCATCGTGTGCTGGGCCTTTTTTCTTCGCTTGTTAAATCACTAGGGCAGAAGTACAGCAGGGAGCTCCGCAGCAGGTGAAGTACTGTGGCAGAAAGTCCGCCTCAAAACTTGCCGCCAAACCAAAGAAATTGCGCTTGATCACCTGTGTTCCACTAGAAAACCTTAGAATCCGAGTGGCGCGGTTCAACTGGATCCGGGTGCTGTAGAAAAAATCAGACACGACTCAGAGCCATGCGCGAGCAGCGTACCATCTGAATCGTAGATGCGCCCCTCCGCGGTCGCCGTGCGCCTGCCCAAATGCAGCAAATTCGCTTCGCAGCGAACCCGCCC
It encodes:
- a CDS encoding MltA-interacting MipA family protein, producing the protein MHSFKRAEWRFAFRALCVTVPLLSAVSNVGAADATYSDQIPDPSFDETRFGKEPSKRNWSLIVGAGAGYEPKYEGSGDYEVTPLPVVLFTYGDWLEIDPLGVSVTPFEHNGFSVSAKVGYEMGRDEDDHDRLKGLGDIDFAATVGGKLAYQWQGLEIYAAVDQTIDGSESLIGTFGVEYMTPVTERFFLGAEAKATVANDKHMQAYFGVTPQQSAASGLPEYKAEAGLKRVDVAASAMYMLTENWLVRGEAGVGFLIGDAADSPIVEKKVQPSTSIFVGYKF